From a region of the Pieris rapae chromosome 22, ilPieRapa1.1, whole genome shotgun sequence genome:
- the LOC110992879 gene encoding probable phosphorylase b kinase regulatory subunit alpha isoform X2 — protein sequence MRTRSNSGVRLDYYQRIVHKLILDHQQPVTGLFPASPHNDHAWIRDNLYCILAVWGLSMAFKKIADQDEDRAKTYELEQSCVKLMRGLLMAMMQQKEKVEKFKSTQNPLDSLHAKYSSITGRTVVTDTEWGHLQIDAISLYLLVLAQMTASGLQIVFSLDEVAFIQNLVFYIESAYCTPDYGIWERGDKTNHGLPELNASSIGMAKAALEAMNELDLFGARGGPSSVIHVLADEAQKCQAVLQSMLPRESNSKELDSGLLSIISYPAFAVDDPYLIAKTRETIVTKLQGKYGCKRFLRDGHKTPREDPNRLYYEPWELRMFENIECEWPLFFCYLIMDYCFQGDKNNVSEYMQKLEMIMIRKDEGMKLVPELYSVPADKAHLEQSEPGSQERIPLGRCPFIWAQSLYILGKLLQEGFLAVGELDPLNRRLCSEKKPDVVVQIVILAEDNEIRDKLMEYDLHVQTINEVAPIEVQPARVLSHLYTYLGRNKKLGLSGRKSRDVGILSTSKLYSLNDRIFAFTPQFSDMKRFYIASDYELMVDMLKSEIYFLKSSWQNLLGRPLIVLTLNQMNLDHGKIPMAMITTMKKLKSGYINGTRVTLGNLGDFLSTSAITNLSFLGSQEDGYPDKLNPQVQSYLEEHLLKSFSNKFNFLSKPTAPRGRTLRRRMSVRGAIKKTRSINVDSETLGMEGENVGPQQGILERKPSWLEVDPMFGRSPSPEDPKRRAFSKGTSTTSLAVTPTIEITKENSPSPPKDEATNKNVVVRNRTASENQNLVYAEQETDELIGMLRETESLDEQGDILQYLVDTHGLDFGTGVLENGKSVTVKDLLKILYEKACSQKLWGLVRHSAGMLGKRVEDLAKAVTDLLVRQKQITVGMPPNNEYTITAPLPENELRQLIHCSFRRSPGGDRKAYGDDESTAMLTQELLVYLAMFIRTEPQLFLEMLRLRVGLIIQVMATELSRTLSCDGEEASEHLLNLSPFEMKNLLYHILSGKEFAINSANSVFGIPLKFRKEGRGNFSIVSNKSTRYGKKSQIVLDGQTLQGIEDAPAVEPDRQGQWLRRRRLDGALNRVPRDFYPRVWGVLEKCQGLVIQGKTLQPNLTQEMTPGELKFALAVETVLNSIPQPEYRQLVVEALMVLTLIVEYKTIDNLGGTITVEHLVHKANQIFLEDQMRCNGDATLCCAKAEWGGGAEVCGGAAGVCQLLYDSAPSGSYGTMTYLARSVATLLADRMPPDTPIECTIT from the exons aTGCGCACTCGAAGTAATTCTGGTGTACGTTTAGATTACTATCAGAGAATTGTACATAAGTTAATTCTTGATCACCAGCAGCCTGTGACGGGCTTGTTTCCAGCTAGCCCTCATAACGATCACGCTTGGATAAGAGACAATTTGTATTGCATTTTAGCAGTATGGGGTCTTTCTAtggccttcaagaaaatagcagATCAAGATGAAGATCGGGCCAAAACTTATGAATTGGAACAAAGCTGCGTAAAGCTTATGAGAG gactTCTTATGGCTATGATgcaacaaaaagaaaaagttgagaaatttaaaagtactCAAAATCCATTAGATTCTCTTCATGCTAAATATTCTTCAATCACGGGTCGTACAGTTGTAACAGACACAGAATGGGGTCATTTGCAAATAGATGCCATTTCCCTTTACCTCCTTGTCTTAGCTCAAATGACAGCATCTGGGTTGCAAATTGTATTTTCACTTGATGAAGTAGCCTTCAttcaaaatttagttttttacatTGAATCAGCTTATTGTACGCCTGATTATGGAATTTGGGAAAGAGGTGATAAGACAAATCATGGTCTTCCTGAACTCAATGCTAGTTCAATTGGAATGGCTAAAGCAGCATTGGAGGCAATGAATGAGTTGGATTTGTTTGGAGCTAGAGGTGGTCCATCAAGTGTGATTCATGTTTTAGCAGATGAAGCTCAAAAATGTCAGGCAGTCTTGCAATCCATGCTGCCTAGAGAATCTAATAGTAAAGAATTAGATTCAGGGCTTCTCTCCATTATAAGTTATCCAGCGTTTGCTGTTGATGACCCATATTTAATAGCAAAAACGAGGGAAACTATTGTAACTAAGTTGCAAGGAAAATATGGCTGCAAAAGGTTTCTGAGAGATGGCCATAAAACACCTAGAGAAGATCCAAATAGACTTTACTATGAGCCTTGGGAATTAAGAATGTTTGAAAACATTGAGTGTGAATGGCCATTGtttttctgttatttaataatggaCTATTGCTTCCAAGgcgataaaaataatgtttctgAATACATGCAAAAGTTAGAAATGATTATGATTAGAAAAGATGAAGGCATGAAGCTGGTGCCAGAGTTGTATTCTGTGCCGGCAGATAAGGCACATTTAGAACAAAGTGAGCCTGGCAGTCAGGAAAGGATTCCTCTTGGGAGGTGTCCTTTCATTTGGGCTCAATCGTTATATATTCTTGGAAAACTGTTACAGGAA GGTTTTCTTGCTGTCGGTGAGTTAGATCCATTGAACAGAAGGTTATGTTCTGAAAAAAAACCAGATGTCGTAGTGCAAATAGTTATATTGGCTGAGGATAATGAGATCAGAGACAAATTAATGGAGTATGACCTGCATGTTCAAACCATTAATGAAGTAGCTCCGATTGAAGTTCAGCCGGCCAGAGTGCTGAGTCATCTTTATACTTACCTAG gtagaaacaaaaaattaggTTTGTCGGGAAGAAAGTCGAGGGACGTGGGAATATTAAGTACGAGCAAGCTTTATTCATTAAACGATAGAATTTTTGCATTCACACCTCAG ttCTCTGATATGAAGCGTTTCTACATAGCGTCTGACTATGAACTGATGGTAGACATGCTCAAAtcagaaatttatttcttgaagTCCTCGTGGCAAAATCTACTGGGAAGACCTCTTATTGTATTAACTTTGAATCAAATGAATTTAG ACCATGGTAAAATTCCAATGGCCATGATAACAACGATGAAGAAGTTGAAATCCGGTTATATTAACGGTACGAGAGTGACTCTCGGAAACCTCGGAGACTTCTTGAGCACTTCGGCCATCACAAATTTGAGTTTTCTGGGAAGCCAGGAGGACGGGTATCCTGATA AACTGAACCCGCAAGTACAGAGCTACTTGGAGGAACACCTTCTGAAGTCCTTCAGCAATAAGTTCAACTTCTTGTCGAAACCCACTGCACCACGAGGTCGCACTCTGAGGAGGCGGATGTCGGTCAGGGGTGCCATCAAGAAGACGAGGTCTATTAATGTGGACT CGGAGACTTTGGGAATGGAAGGAGAAAACGTCGGCCCGCAACAAGGAATTCTCGAACGGAAACCTTCGTGGCTGGAAGTGGACCCCATGTTCGGTCGCAGCCCCTCACCGGAGGACCCCAAGAGGCGAGCCTTTTCCAA AGGCACGTCCACAACCAGCTTGGCGGTGACTCCCACCATCGAGATCACCAAAGAGAATTCTCCTTCGCCACCAAAAGACGAAG CCACCAACAAGAACGTGGTGGTGCGCAACCGCACAGCCTCCGAAAACCAGAACTTGGTTTACGCGGAACAAGAGACGGACGAGCTCATCGGCATGCTGCGGGAGACCGAGAGCTTGGACGAGCAAGGGGACATTCTGCAGTACCTGGTCGACACTCACGGCCTGGACTTCGGGACCG GGGTTCTCGAAAACGGCAAAAGCGTGACGGTGAAGGACCTCCTGAAGATCTTGTACGAGAAGGCCTGTTCGCAAAAGCTGTGGGGCCTGGTGCGGCACTCGGCGGGGATGTTGGGCAAGCGGGTGGAGGACCTGGCCAAGGCCGTCACGGATCTGCTGGTGCGGCAGAAGCAGATAACGGTGGGGATGCCGCCCAACAACGAGTACACCATCACCGCGCCGCTCCCCGAGAACGAGCTGCGGCAGCTCATCCACTGC TCATTCCGCCGAAGCCCCGGGGGAGATCGAAAG GCTTACGGCGACGACGAGAGCACGGCCATGTTGACGCAAGAGCTGCTCGTGTACTTGGCCATGTTCATCCGGACGGAGCCGCAGCTGTTCCTGGAGATGTTGCGGCTGAGGGTGGGGCTCATCATTCAG GTGATGGCGACGGAATTATCCCGGACCCTCTCCTGCGACGGCGAAGAGGCGTCGGAACACCTCCTCAACCTGTCGCCGTTCGAGATGAAGAATCTTCTCTATCACATTCTGAGCGGGAAGGAGTTTGCGATTAATAGCG cAAACTCAGTGTTCGGTATTCCGCTAAAGTTTAGGAAGGAAG GTCGTGGTAATTTCTCCATTGTGAGCAACAAATCGACTCGGTACGGCAAGAAGTCACAAATCGTACTCGACGGACAAACTCTTCAAGGCATTGAAGATG CTCCGGCCGTGGAGCCGGACCGCCAAGGGCAGTGGTTGAGACGTCGGCGCTTGGACGGAGCTCTCAATCGAGTTCCCAGAGATTTCTATCCGAGAGTGTGGGGTGTCTTAGAAAAA TGCCAAGGTCTGGTGATCCAGGGAAAAACACTTCAACCCAACTTGACCCAGGAGATGACCCCCGGAGAGTTGAAGTTCGCGTTGGCCGTCGAGACGGTGCTCAATTCGATCCCTCAGCCCGAGTATCGGCAGTTGGTGGTGGAGGCTCTCATGGTCCTGACTCTTATCGTAGAATACAAAACCATCGACAACTTGGGAGGAACGATCACGGTGGAGCACTTGGTGCACAAGGCGAATCAGATATTTCTGGAAGATCAG ATGCGTTGCAACGGCGACGCCACTCTGTGCTGTGCGAAGGCCGAGTGGGGGGGAGGGGCGGAGGTGTGCGGCGGGGCGGCGGGGGTGTGCCAGCTGCTGTACGACAGCGCGCCCAGCGGCAGCTACGGCACCATGACGTACCTGGCCCGCAGCGTGGCGACCCTGCTGGCCGACAGGATGCCGCCCGACACGCCCATCGAGTGCACCATCACGTGA
- the LOC110992879 gene encoding probable phosphorylase b kinase regulatory subunit alpha isoform X1 — translation MRTRSNSGVRLDYYQRIVHKLILDHQQPVTGLFPASPHNDHAWIRDNLYCILAVWGLSMAFKKIADQDEDRAKTYELEQSCVKLMRGLLMAMMQQKEKVEKFKSTQNPLDSLHAKYSSITGRTVVTDTEWGHLQIDAISLYLLVLAQMTASGLQIVFSLDEVAFIQNLVFYIESAYCTPDYGIWERGDKTNHGLPELNASSIGMAKAALEAMNELDLFGARGGPSSVIHVLADEAQKCQAVLQSMLPRESNSKELDSGLLSIISYPAFAVDDPYLIAKTRETIVTKLQGKYGCKRFLRDGHKTPREDPNRLYYEPWELRMFENIECEWPLFFCYLIMDYCFQGDKNNVSEYMQKLEMIMIRKDEGMKLVPELYSVPADKAHLEQSEPGSQERIPLGRCPFIWAQSLYILGKLLQEGFLAVGELDPLNRRLCSEKKPDVVVQIVILAEDNEIRDKLMEYDLHVQTINEVAPIEVQPARVLSHLYTYLGRNKKLGLSGRKSRDVGILSTSKLYSLNDRIFAFTPQNFDYEEYYMTRDPALLASTFTANVAFLGMSWKQMLGRPTITLLATQYLLDHGKIPMAMITTMKKLKSGYINGTRVTLGNLGDFLSTSAITNLSFLGSQEDGYPDKLNPQVQSYLEEHLLKSFSNKFNFLSKPTAPRGRTLRRRMSVRGAIKKTRSINVDSETLGMEGENVGPQQGILERKPSWLEVDPMFGRSPSPEDPKRRAFSKGTSTTSLAVTPTIEITKENSPSPPKDEATNKNVVVRNRTASENQNLVYAEQETDELIGMLRETESLDEQGDILQYLVDTHGLDFGTGVLENGKSVTVKDLLKILYEKACSQKLWGLVRHSAGMLGKRVEDLAKAVTDLLVRQKQITVGMPPNNEYTITAPLPENELRQLIHCSFRRSPGGDRKAYGDDESTAMLTQELLVYLAMFIRTEPQLFLEMLRLRVGLIIQVMATELSRTLSCDGEEASEHLLNLSPFEMKNLLYHILSGKEFAINSANSVFGIPLKFRKEGRGNFSIVSNKSTRYGKKSQIVLDGQTLQGIEDAPAVEPDRQGQWLRRRRLDGALNRVPRDFYPRVWGVLEKCQGLVIQGKTLQPNLTQEMTPGELKFALAVETVLNSIPQPEYRQLVVEALMVLTLIVEYKTIDNLGGTITVEHLVHKANQIFLEDQMRCNGDATLCCAKAEWGGGAEVCGGAAGVCQLLYDSAPSGSYGTMTYLARSVATLLADRMPPDTPIECTIT, via the exons aTGCGCACTCGAAGTAATTCTGGTGTACGTTTAGATTACTATCAGAGAATTGTACATAAGTTAATTCTTGATCACCAGCAGCCTGTGACGGGCTTGTTTCCAGCTAGCCCTCATAACGATCACGCTTGGATAAGAGACAATTTGTATTGCATTTTAGCAGTATGGGGTCTTTCTAtggccttcaagaaaatagcagATCAAGATGAAGATCGGGCCAAAACTTATGAATTGGAACAAAGCTGCGTAAAGCTTATGAGAG gactTCTTATGGCTATGATgcaacaaaaagaaaaagttgagaaatttaaaagtactCAAAATCCATTAGATTCTCTTCATGCTAAATATTCTTCAATCACGGGTCGTACAGTTGTAACAGACACAGAATGGGGTCATTTGCAAATAGATGCCATTTCCCTTTACCTCCTTGTCTTAGCTCAAATGACAGCATCTGGGTTGCAAATTGTATTTTCACTTGATGAAGTAGCCTTCAttcaaaatttagttttttacatTGAATCAGCTTATTGTACGCCTGATTATGGAATTTGGGAAAGAGGTGATAAGACAAATCATGGTCTTCCTGAACTCAATGCTAGTTCAATTGGAATGGCTAAAGCAGCATTGGAGGCAATGAATGAGTTGGATTTGTTTGGAGCTAGAGGTGGTCCATCAAGTGTGATTCATGTTTTAGCAGATGAAGCTCAAAAATGTCAGGCAGTCTTGCAATCCATGCTGCCTAGAGAATCTAATAGTAAAGAATTAGATTCAGGGCTTCTCTCCATTATAAGTTATCCAGCGTTTGCTGTTGATGACCCATATTTAATAGCAAAAACGAGGGAAACTATTGTAACTAAGTTGCAAGGAAAATATGGCTGCAAAAGGTTTCTGAGAGATGGCCATAAAACACCTAGAGAAGATCCAAATAGACTTTACTATGAGCCTTGGGAATTAAGAATGTTTGAAAACATTGAGTGTGAATGGCCATTGtttttctgttatttaataatggaCTATTGCTTCCAAGgcgataaaaataatgtttctgAATACATGCAAAAGTTAGAAATGATTATGATTAGAAAAGATGAAGGCATGAAGCTGGTGCCAGAGTTGTATTCTGTGCCGGCAGATAAGGCACATTTAGAACAAAGTGAGCCTGGCAGTCAGGAAAGGATTCCTCTTGGGAGGTGTCCTTTCATTTGGGCTCAATCGTTATATATTCTTGGAAAACTGTTACAGGAA GGTTTTCTTGCTGTCGGTGAGTTAGATCCATTGAACAGAAGGTTATGTTCTGAAAAAAAACCAGATGTCGTAGTGCAAATAGTTATATTGGCTGAGGATAATGAGATCAGAGACAAATTAATGGAGTATGACCTGCATGTTCAAACCATTAATGAAGTAGCTCCGATTGAAGTTCAGCCGGCCAGAGTGCTGAGTCATCTTTATACTTACCTAG gtagaaacaaaaaattaggTTTGTCGGGAAGAAAGTCGAGGGACGTGGGAATATTAAGTACGAGCAAGCTTTATTCATTAAACGATAGAATTTTTGCATTCACACCTCAG AACTTTGACTACGAGGAGTACTACATGACTCGCGACCCGGCGTTGCTCGCCAGCACGTTTACGGCGAACGTGGCTTTCCTTGGCATGAGTTGGAAACAAATGTTGGGAAGGCCGACAATTACGTTACTTGCCACAcagtatttattag ACCATGGTAAAATTCCAATGGCCATGATAACAACGATGAAGAAGTTGAAATCCGGTTATATTAACGGTACGAGAGTGACTCTCGGAAACCTCGGAGACTTCTTGAGCACTTCGGCCATCACAAATTTGAGTTTTCTGGGAAGCCAGGAGGACGGGTATCCTGATA AACTGAACCCGCAAGTACAGAGCTACTTGGAGGAACACCTTCTGAAGTCCTTCAGCAATAAGTTCAACTTCTTGTCGAAACCCACTGCACCACGAGGTCGCACTCTGAGGAGGCGGATGTCGGTCAGGGGTGCCATCAAGAAGACGAGGTCTATTAATGTGGACT CGGAGACTTTGGGAATGGAAGGAGAAAACGTCGGCCCGCAACAAGGAATTCTCGAACGGAAACCTTCGTGGCTGGAAGTGGACCCCATGTTCGGTCGCAGCCCCTCACCGGAGGACCCCAAGAGGCGAGCCTTTTCCAA AGGCACGTCCACAACCAGCTTGGCGGTGACTCCCACCATCGAGATCACCAAAGAGAATTCTCCTTCGCCACCAAAAGACGAAG CCACCAACAAGAACGTGGTGGTGCGCAACCGCACAGCCTCCGAAAACCAGAACTTGGTTTACGCGGAACAAGAGACGGACGAGCTCATCGGCATGCTGCGGGAGACCGAGAGCTTGGACGAGCAAGGGGACATTCTGCAGTACCTGGTCGACACTCACGGCCTGGACTTCGGGACCG GGGTTCTCGAAAACGGCAAAAGCGTGACGGTGAAGGACCTCCTGAAGATCTTGTACGAGAAGGCCTGTTCGCAAAAGCTGTGGGGCCTGGTGCGGCACTCGGCGGGGATGTTGGGCAAGCGGGTGGAGGACCTGGCCAAGGCCGTCACGGATCTGCTGGTGCGGCAGAAGCAGATAACGGTGGGGATGCCGCCCAACAACGAGTACACCATCACCGCGCCGCTCCCCGAGAACGAGCTGCGGCAGCTCATCCACTGC TCATTCCGCCGAAGCCCCGGGGGAGATCGAAAG GCTTACGGCGACGACGAGAGCACGGCCATGTTGACGCAAGAGCTGCTCGTGTACTTGGCCATGTTCATCCGGACGGAGCCGCAGCTGTTCCTGGAGATGTTGCGGCTGAGGGTGGGGCTCATCATTCAG GTGATGGCGACGGAATTATCCCGGACCCTCTCCTGCGACGGCGAAGAGGCGTCGGAACACCTCCTCAACCTGTCGCCGTTCGAGATGAAGAATCTTCTCTATCACATTCTGAGCGGGAAGGAGTTTGCGATTAATAGCG cAAACTCAGTGTTCGGTATTCCGCTAAAGTTTAGGAAGGAAG GTCGTGGTAATTTCTCCATTGTGAGCAACAAATCGACTCGGTACGGCAAGAAGTCACAAATCGTACTCGACGGACAAACTCTTCAAGGCATTGAAGATG CTCCGGCCGTGGAGCCGGACCGCCAAGGGCAGTGGTTGAGACGTCGGCGCTTGGACGGAGCTCTCAATCGAGTTCCCAGAGATTTCTATCCGAGAGTGTGGGGTGTCTTAGAAAAA TGCCAAGGTCTGGTGATCCAGGGAAAAACACTTCAACCCAACTTGACCCAGGAGATGACCCCCGGAGAGTTGAAGTTCGCGTTGGCCGTCGAGACGGTGCTCAATTCGATCCCTCAGCCCGAGTATCGGCAGTTGGTGGTGGAGGCTCTCATGGTCCTGACTCTTATCGTAGAATACAAAACCATCGACAACTTGGGAGGAACGATCACGGTGGAGCACTTGGTGCACAAGGCGAATCAGATATTTCTGGAAGATCAG ATGCGTTGCAACGGCGACGCCACTCTGTGCTGTGCGAAGGCCGAGTGGGGGGGAGGGGCGGAGGTGTGCGGCGGGGCGGCGGGGGTGTGCCAGCTGCTGTACGACAGCGCGCCCAGCGGCAGCTACGGCACCATGACGTACCTGGCCCGCAGCGTGGCGACCCTGCTGGCCGACAGGATGCCGCCCGACACGCCCATCGAGTGCACCATCACGTGA